In Simplicispira sp. 125, one DNA window encodes the following:
- a CDS encoding oligopeptide/dipeptide ABC transporter ATP-binding protein, which yields MSAPNGTQSMNGVPLLQVHDLQVEFALKGTRQTLKAVNGVSFDVGAGETFGIIGESGSGKTTLGRALVSLVAPTRGRIAHAGVDPTTLTAAQLRVERRQFQIIFQDPNASLNPRMKIGESVAEPLLVTGTLTRQACHQAAQQALERVGLSAAHADRYPHQLSGGQKQRANIARALTLHPRLLVCDEVVAALDVSIRGEVLNLFAELQRELGLTYVFITHDLSVVAHISDRVAVMYLGRFMEMGPAESVAHAPLHPYTQALLSAEPVPLPASMRQEQRMALNGDIPSPVAPPSGCVFRTRCPHALPVCAEQVPAWNELKPGHWVACHIAQADPLPAI from the coding sequence ATGAGCGCACCGAATGGAACCCAGTCCATGAACGGCGTACCCCTTTTGCAAGTACATGACCTGCAGGTGGAGTTTGCATTGAAAGGTACGCGCCAGACGCTCAAGGCGGTCAACGGGGTGAGTTTTGATGTTGGCGCCGGGGAAACTTTCGGCATCATTGGGGAATCTGGTTCCGGCAAGACCACACTGGGCCGGGCATTGGTGTCCTTGGTAGCGCCCACACGCGGGCGCATTGCCCATGCTGGTGTGGATCCAACCACACTCACTGCGGCGCAATTGCGCGTGGAGCGCAGGCAATTCCAGATCATTTTTCAAGACCCGAACGCCTCGCTCAATCCCCGCATGAAGATTGGCGAATCAGTGGCCGAGCCCTTACTGGTGACGGGCACACTGACACGACAGGCATGCCATCAAGCGGCCCAACAGGCACTGGAGCGTGTGGGGCTTTCAGCGGCGCATGCCGATCGATACCCCCACCAGCTCTCTGGTGGACAGAAGCAACGCGCCAATATCGCCCGTGCGCTCACCCTGCATCCTCGGCTCCTCGTTTGTGATGAAGTCGTGGCCGCGCTGGACGTGTCCATTCGCGGTGAAGTGCTCAACCTGTTTGCTGAACTACAGCGTGAACTGGGGCTGACCTACGTTTTCATCACCCATGACCTTTCCGTAGTTGCGCACATCAGCGACCGCGTGGCGGTGATGTACCTGGGCCGCTTCATGGAAATGGGACCCGCTGAATCCGTGGCACATGCCCCGTTGCATCCCTACACACAGGCGTTGTTGTCGGCCGAACCTGTGCCTTTGCCTGCATCGATGCGACAGGAACAGCGCATGGCCTTGAATGGCGACATTCCAAGCCCGGTTGCGCCTCCCTCGGGATGCGTTTTCCGCACCCGTTGCCCCCATGCGCTGCCTGTTTGTGCAGAACAAGTACCCGCCTGGAACGAATTGAAGCCCGGGCATTGGGTTGCTTGCCACATCGCCCAGGCCGATCCCTTGCCTGCTATTTGA